The proteins below come from a single Solea solea chromosome 6, fSolSol10.1, whole genome shotgun sequence genomic window:
- the LOC131460634 gene encoding zinc finger protein 287-like: MATATLQTFNVFLTEKLTAAALDIYGFVEKTITDYQDEVYRTKLENQRLQRLLDLVYKPEIRLRRADAKLPIGPSSLEESDPSQQEWSPSVDQDEPGPSHVKEEQEVQREELWINGFGDQPSAEDSDDGDALTKELIKTVQQLEDCRAAEESREQQQTTEEDPEHSEEKTSTTLYRCHVCNFIFTKKNVLTWHLKTHESKSNDSKGNFDCHICGKHIPCQSNLQNHMRVHTGERPYSCHFCGKSFKLKGHMTEHIRTHTGEKPFSCHICGKSFNRGSTLRKHVLAKHKEERPYKCEDCDELFTERLLMKTHMRKVHGVKLSTSQSVA, encoded by the exons ATGGCCACCGCGACACTTCAGACATTCAACGTCTTTCTGACGGAGAAATTAACCGCTGCCGCCTTAGACATCTACGGCTTTGTTGAAAAGACAATAACGGACTACCAGGACGAAGTGTACCGGACAAAGCTGGAGAACCAGAGGCTGCAGCGGCTGCTGGATCTGGTCTACAAGCCGGAGATACGACTGCGCAGAGCAG ATGCCAAATTGCCAATTGGGCCTTCATCACTGGAGGAGAGTGACCCTTCACAGCAGGAGTGGAGCCCAAGTGTGGACCAGGATGAGCCAGGGCCCTCTCACGttaaagaggagcaggaggtgcAGAGGGAGGAGCTGTGGATCAATGGGTTTGGGGATCAGCCGTCAGCAGAGGACAGCGACGATGGGGATGCTTTAACGAAAGAGCTCatcaaaacagtgcagcagctggaggactgcagagcagctgaggagagcagagagcaaCAGCAAACGACTGAAGAGGATCCAGAGCATTCTGAGGAGAAGACTAGCACCACACTGTACCGCTGCCACGTTTGCAACTTCATATTTACCAAAAAGAACGTGCTCACGTGGCACCTCAAGACGCACGAAAGCAAGTCAAATGACAGCAAGGGCAACTTTGACTGCCACATATGTGGCAAGCACATTCCCTGCCAGAGCAACCTGCAGAACCACATGAGAGTGCACACGGGAGAGAGACCCTACAGCTGCCACTTCTGCGGCAAGAGTTTCAAACTGAAAGGACACATGACGGAACATATACGGACTCACACGGGCGAGAAGCCGTTCAGCTGCCACATCTGCGGCAAGTCCTTCAACAGAGGCTCCACGCTGAGGAAACACGTTTTAGCCAAACACAAAGAGGAGAGACCGTACAAATGTGAGGACTGTGACGAGTTATTCACAGAGAGGCTCCTGATGAAGACGCACATGCGAAAGGTTCACGGCGTCAAATTGTCCACAAGTCAGAGTGTGGCCTGA
- the aldh1l1 gene encoding cytosolic 10-formyltetrahydrofolate dehydrogenase: protein MKIAVIGQSLFGQEVYTELKKDGHTIVGVFTIPDKDGKADPLATEAEKDGVAVFKFPRWRVKGQAIPEVVNQYKATGAELNVLPFCSQFIPMEVIDHPKHGSIIYHPSLLPRHRGASAINWTLIHGDKKGGFTVFWADEGLDTGPILLKRECDVEPNDTVNTIYKRFLFPEGVKGTVEAVRLIAEGKAPKITQPLEGATYECIQKKDNAKIDWNQPAEALHNWIRGNDKVPGAWAEVDGQKVTFYGSSLLDSGSTASGQPLEIPGASRPGIVTKAGLVLFGNDGKTLLVKNLQFEDGKMIAAGQYFSSGSSAAVELTEEEKAFAEQMRAVWQSILSNVTQIEDSTDFFKSGATSMDVVRLVEEVKLRASNCQLQNEDIYMNTTFQDFIQMCVRKLRGEDGEEELVVDYVEKDINNMTIKMPHQLFINGEFVDSEGGKTYKTINPTDGSVICEVSLSQISDVDKAVAAAKDAFEEGEWGKMNPRDRGRLIYKLADLMEQHQEELATIEAIDSGAVYTLALKTHVGMSIQTFRYFAGWCDKIQGSTIPINQARPNRNLTFTKKEPIGVCAIVIPWNYPLMMLAWKTAACLAAGNTIVLKPAQVTPLTALKFAELAARAGLPKGVINILPGSGVLVGQRMCDHPDVRKLGFTGSTEIGKHIMRSCAVSNVKKVSLELGGKSPLIIFSDCDMDKAVRMGMSSVFFNKGENCIAAGRLFLEDTIHDQFVAKVVEEVKKMKIGDPLDRSTDHGPQNHKAHLDKLVEYCQTGIKEGATLICGGKQVERPGFFFEPTVFTDVQDHMYMAKEESFGPVMIISKFKGNEVDDVLKRANATEYGLASGVFTRDISKALYVSERLNAGTVFVNTYNKTDVAAPFGGFKQSGFGKDLGQEALNEYLKTKAVTIEY, encoded by the exons ATGAAGATTGCAGTGATCGGTCAGAGCCTGTTTGGCCAGGAGGTGTACACGGAGCTCAAGAAGGACGGTCACACCATCGTGGGAGTGTTTACCATCCCAGACAAGGACGGCAAGGCTGACCCACTGG CCACTGAGGCGGAGAAGGATGGCGTAGCTGTTTTCAAGTTCCCCCGCTGGCGTGTGAAGGGCCAGGCCATCCCAGAGGTGGTGAATCAGTACAAGGCCACCGGTGCTGAGCTCAATGTCCTGCCCTTCTGCTCTCAGTTTATCCCCATGGAGGTCATTGACCACCCCAAACATGGCTCCATCATCTACCACCCCTCCCTGCTGCCTCGTCACAGAGGGGCCTCTGCTATCAACTG GACCCTGATCCATGGTGACAAAAAGGGTGGGTTCACTGTGTTCTGGGCTGATGAGGGACTGGATACTGGACCAATTCTGCTGAAGAGGGAGTGTGATGTTGAACCCAATGACACCGTCAACACAATCTACAAGAGATTTCTCTTCCCCGAGGGCGTCAAAGGCACA GTGGAGGCAGTGAGGCTGATTGCAGAGGGGAAAGCCCCGAAGATCACGCAGCCACTGGAGGGAGCCACATACGAGTGCATCCAGAAGAAAGACAATGCTAAG ATTGACTGGAACCAGCCTGCTGAGGCTCTTCACAACTGGATCAGAGGAAACGACAAAGTGCCCGGTGCCTGGGCAGAGGTGGATGGCCAG AAAGTGACGTTTTATGGTTCCTCGCTGCTGGATTCAGGCTCCACAGCCAGTGGTCAGCCGCTGGAAATCCCTGGAGCCAGTCGACCCGGCATCGTCACCAAGGCAGGCCTGGTCCTGTTTGGCAACGATGGCAAGACG ctgctGGTGAAGAATCTGCAGTTTGAAGATGGGAAGATGATCGCTGCAGGACAGTACTTCAGCTCAGGGAGCAGCGCTGCTGTGGAGCtcactgaggaggagaaggccTTTGCTGAACAGATGAGG GCCGTGTGGCAGAGCATTCTCTCTAATGTGACTCAAATTGAAGACTCCACTGATTTCTTCAAGTCTGGTGCGACGTCAATGGATGTGGTCAG GCTCGTGGAGGAGGTGAAGCTCCGGGCCAGTAACTGCCAGCTGCAGAATGAGGACATTTACATGAACACCACGTTCCAAGATTTCATTCAGATGTGCGTcaggaagctcagaggggagGACGGTGAAGAAGAGCTCGTTGTTGACTAT GTGGAGAAGGACATCAAcaatatgacaataaaaatgCCTCATCAGCTGTTCATCAATGGGGAGTTTGTTGATTCAGAGGGAGGGAAGACCTACAAGACCATCAACCCCACTGATGGCTCA GTCATCTGtgaagtgtctctgtctcaaaTAAGTGACGTGGACAAGGCAGTGGCTGCAGCTAAAGATGCCTTTGAAGAGGGAGAGTGGGGCAAAATGAACCCAAGGGACAGAGGCAGACTCATCTACAA GCTTGCTGACCTGATGGAGcagcaccaggaggagctggccACCATCGAAGCGATTGACTCTGGAGCCGTTTACACACTGGCCCTCAAGACTCATGTGGGCATGTCCATCCAGACCTTCCGCTACTTCGCTGGCTGGTGTGATAAGATCCAA GGCAGCACCATCCCTATCAACCAGGCCAGGCCCAACCGTAATCTCACCTTTACCAAGAAGGAGCCGATAGG tgtgtgtgccaTCGTGATTCCCTGGAACTACCCTCTGATGATGCTGGCCTGGAAGACAGCAGCCTGCCTCGCAGCTGGAAACACAATCGTCCTCAAACCTGCTCAG GTGACTCCACTGACGGCGCTGAAGTTCGCTGAGTTGGCAGCGAGGGCTGGACTCCCCAAGGGTGTCATTAATATCCTGCCTGGATCAG gtGTTCTGGTGGGTCAGCGCATGTGTGACCATCCTGACGTTCGCAAGCTGGGCTTCACGGGTTCCACTGAGATTGGTAAACACATCATGAGGAG CTGCGCGGTCAGTAATGTGAAGAAAGTCTCTTTGGAGCTTGGAGGAAAGTCGCCTCTCATCAtcttcagtgactgtgacatGGACAAGGCTGTGCGCATG ggcATGAGCTCAGTGTTCTTCAATAAGGGAGAGAACTGCATCGCCGCTGGCAGACTGTTTCTTGAAGACACCATTCACGACCAGTTTGTGGCAAAAGTG GTTGAGGAGGTGAAAAAGATGAAGATCGGTGACCCGCTGGACCGCTCCACTGACCACGGGCCTCAGAACCACAAAGCCCACCTGGACAAACTGGTGGAATACTGTCAGACTGGCATCAAGGAGGGAGCCACCCTGATATGTGGTGGCAAACAGGTTGAGCGACCAG GTTTCTTCTTTGAACCCACAGTGTTCACTGATGTGCAAGACCACATGTACATGGCCAAAGAGGAGTCGTTCGGCCCTGTCATGATCATTTCCAAGTTCAAGGGAAA TGAAGTGGACGATGTCCTTAAAAGGGCCAATGCTACAGAGTACGGCCTGGCGTCGGGTGTTTTCACACGGGACATCAGCAAAGCTCTCTACGTCAGTGAAAGACTCAACGCTGGCACAGTATTTGTCAACACCTACAACAAGACTGATGTGGCTGCACCTTTTGGAGGCTTTAAACAGTCTGGATTTGGCAAAGACCTGG GACAAGAGGCTCTGAATGAATACCTGAAGACAAAGGCAGTGACCATAGAGTATTAG
- the LOC131460875 gene encoding uncharacterized protein LOC131460875, which yields MGSVLQERGGGVIVIRGETESKKKKKKKEATWSNNKPNELSNKMGRRQSQRKSVQPQCTFTSQENNNDKKLPQRRKHKPHTALSKCNNCQHSSQGTLETKSHLLSPAEDRTVPKVQLAARLCGHSEMKPTGSRRSRHTPAFPCHHLSDSSPDLVERPSPKPAVGQLSGHGDGDSDTDLSESERLPVSSSDRVPPQLELRPDTTAPEDWSARSPRPRHSRSSSDFPDFLPPPFNSWNLSQLALLYNMEKSIGASRPKPMGCLERYLEKLLQLEWCQVQTTQEESGSSSVSDVISGCHRSPAAASSRLSTPKCILQCQRAFPLTLLSSLSCHSTMLSSCACTLNRIRHSVCNTPGCHATHSPSCTSRLSPMLEQRRPVSLPKRSCSESRVHFSDRSTVSRAQRLSSPVRANSYLRRMQASGNIRNSTPGTNTKPHATARDWSVGARGHVMDYRTEEFRKRSSSEQRRCGGAERHQNGSERRRSGSECRRGVTERMRLVDLKEPEIKPDAVTAIMDNLSASKFPPGHRPNRPKQVEFVT from the exons ATGGGCTCAGTGCTgcaggagagagggggaggcgTCATCGTCATCAGGGGGGAGACGgagagcaagaagaagaagaagaagaaggaggcgACATGGAGCAACAACAAGCCCAATGAGCTCAG TAACAAAATGGGAAGACGGCAGTCACAAAGGAAGTCAGTGCAGCCACAGTGCACCTTCACAAGTCAAGAGAACAATAATGACAAA AAACTGCCACAAAGACGAAAGCACAAGCCCCACACTGCCCTGTCCAAATGCAATAACTGCCAACACAG TTCTCAGGGAACATTGGAGACCAAGTCTCATCTACTGTCCCCAGCTGAAGACAGGACGGTGCCAAAGGTGCAGCTGGCTGCTCGGCTTTGTGGCCACAGTGAGATGAAGCCCACAGGATCCAGGAGGAGCAGACACACACCAGCTTTTCCCTGTCACCATCTGTCTGATTCCAGCCCCGATCTGGTGGAGAGACCTTCACCGAAACCAGCGGTGGGACAGCTGAGTGGCCATGGAGATggtgacagtgacactgacTTGTCTGAGTCAGAGAGACTTCCCGTGTCGTCCTCAGACCGGGTTCCTCCACAACTCGAGCTGAGGCCAGACACCACAGCGCCTGAAGACTGGTCAGCTCGCAGCCCCAGGCCGCGACACAGTCGCAGCAGTTCTGACTTTCCGGATTTTCTTCCTCCACCTTTTAACTCCTGGAACCTCAGTCAGCTTGCTCTTCTCTACAACATGGAGAAGAGTATTGGGGCGTCTCGGCCCAAGCCAATGGGATGTCTGGAAAGATACCTCgagaagctgctgcagctggagtGGTGTCAGGTTCAGACTACCCAAGAGGAGAGTGGGAGTTCGTCTGTGTCAGATGTGATATCTGGCTGCCACAGGTCACCTGCGGCTGCCTCGTCACGCCTCAGCACACCGAAGTGTATCCTCCAGTGTCAGCGTGCGTTCCCCCTCACCTTGCTTTCCTCCCTGTCCTGTCACTCCACAATGCTCTCCAGCTGTGCCTGCACTCTGAACCGCATCCGCCACTCCGTTTGTAACACGCCAGGCTGCCACGCCACCCACAGTCCCAGCTGTACATCGAGACTGAGTCCCATGCTGGAGCAGAGACGTCCCGTATCACTGCCTAAAAGGAGCTGCAGCGAGAGCCGGGTGCATTTCTCAGACAGGAGCACAGTTTCCCGAGCTCAGAGGTTGAGCAGCCCGGTGAGGGCCAACAGCTATCTGAGGAGAATGCAAGCCTCAGGAAACATCCGCAACTCAACTCCAGGCACTAACACCAAACCTCACGCCACTGCCAGGGACTGGAGTGTTGGAGCACGGGGACACGTGATGGACTACAGGACTGAAGAGTTCAGGAAGAGGAGCAGCTCAGAACAGAGGAGATGcggaggagcagagagacacCAAAATGGATCAGAGAGAAGACGGAGTGGTTCTGAGTGTAGAAGAGGAGTAACTGAGCGGATGAGACTAGTTGATCTGAAGGAACCAGAAATCAAACCAGATGCTGTCACTGCAATTATGGACAATTTATCTGCATCCAAATTTCCTCCTGGTCACAGGCCAAACAGGCCAAAACAAGTGGAGTTTGTTACATGA